The window AAAAGTAATAAATCCTTATCAAACTGATTTAACACAAGAAGAAATAAAGTTCACTACAACCTAATTAACCATATCAAATCAATGAAAAGATAACCAAAACTTAACCCTACAATACTATCCTTGGAATATTTTTGTGAATGTTACTCTCAAAAGATCTATAGCACTCTTAACGTTCTTTTTGTAATTTATATCAGGAATCAAGAACATAGAAGTTACCACCCTACCAATTAAAGTCAAAAGAAACAGAAACTCATAAACCTTAAAATCCTTATAAAGTATAAAAACATTTAGATCTCCAAACAATAAAACAACAATACCAGACATTATACTCCCAATAAGTATAGTAAAACCATTAATAGCACTTACCACAGAGAAGAAGTAATCTTTGAATCTAGGTCTCACTTCCGAGAAGATCATATACATAAAAACAGACTCATACCCTCCAGAGAATACTCCTGATATAAAAGGTTCAAAAAAAGATAATATAAACCAAAGCTCTTTTGGAATAAAAAACCATAGCGATATAGTAAAACAAAGCCCTAGCGTTGAAAGCTGTAAAACGCTTCTAGGACCAAACTTATCAAGCAAAACTCCCCAAAAATAACTTGAAATAGCCATACTTATGGCATATATTGAAAATTGTATTCCTAAATACTCTGTCGAAAGACCAAACCCCTTAAGTATTTGAACAGGTATAAAAGGTACACCTATTGCAGAAACTCCTTCAAATAAAGCAAAAAATATAATTATTCCTCTCAATTTCTTGACCTTTACAGAACTCAATGCAAGAGATAAAAATTGTCTAAAATTTATACTTCTAGTTTTAGTCTTGGTATCAAACTGAAAACTATAAAGCCAGCTACTAATCACACCTATTAAAGCAACAATTAAAAACAACATAAAATATGCAACTTCACCTTTTCCCATTCTTGTAAAAATCTCTATTAAATAACCACCAAGAAGAAATCCAACTAACAAAAAGAATGTTGTAAATGTTTTCCTAATACCCAAATATCTTCCTCTAGTTTCCTCAAAAACTAAAAGATCCATCCACCTCATCCATATAACCATCAAAAACCTAAAGAACAGAAAGGATATAAGTGTAGAAATTATGAAAATAGTAAGCGTCAAATGAGATCTACCAAAAAAAAGCAATGCTACCGCAGGAAGTATAAATATACCTCTATAGATAGTATTTGTAATAATAGCAGATTTTTTCCTCTCACCAAACCTAGTTAAGTAGTAACCACTTAATATTCCCAGAAACGAAAATATAAACTGAGAATTAGGTATGATAGAAATCCAAAAGTCAGGACCATTCAAAAATATTATAAAACTCTGCAAGAAAAAACCTTGATGTATTATCGCACCAGATATCGAGGAGATACTACCTTCAATTATTGAAATCTTTAATGAGAATTCTCTCTCCTTAATCCACTTCTCCATACACCAAGACAACCGAAATTTAAGTATATTTATAAGTGATTTACTATCTTACTAACCATTTTCTCAAATACAAAATAGCCAATAAATCATAAAATATCCAGCTAGTAATCCAAAACCTTACAAAGAATAAAATTGAAACGTTAAAAGTTTTTTAGTTATACTATGACTATGAATGGACAAGTAATATCAAATACTATCACCAACCTAACCACAAACATTCCAACAAGCACAACCAACATTCTAATTCAAACAATAGGAACTCCAGGACTTGAGTATTGGATTTGGGCATCTATTGGAACACTTTTCTTTGTACTCGAATTATTTATACCTGGATTTATATTTTTCTGGTTTGGTCTATCAGCAATATTTGTGTCAGTTTTAACACTTTTTCTAATCAAAACTTTAGAACTACAAATAATAGTTTGGTTAGGTTTATCAATCACACTAATAATATCTTACTTTTACCTAAAAAAGAAAAAATACTCAGACAATAAAGAAAGTCAAGATCCAATATTTAATTATGTGGGAATAAAAGGAGATGTAATACAGTCAATAGTTGGAAGTAAAATAGGTAAAGTTAGACTAGATGTACCTATAAATGGAATAAGCGATTGGAACGCTATCTCTCAAAACCCAGATGAAACTATTGAGGTAGGATCAAGAGTTGAAGTTGTAGGAATTGAAGGAATAAAGTTAATAGTAAGAAAGATCTAATTAAACATCTATTGACCTATCATTTTCTTATAATCTAGTATTTTTTCTATATCTTTCTCAGAGAGTATCTTTTCTTCCAAAAGAACATCTCGAATTGTCTTATTGTTACTGATTGCTTTTTTGTAGACTTCGGCCGATTTCTCATATCCTATTACAGGCAAAAGAGCAGTAATTATTATTGGGTTCTTATCCAAAACTTCTTTAACCTTGGCAGTATTTATTCTAATACCATCGATAACTTTCTTAGCAAGTAAGTAAGAAGAGTTTGAAAGTATTTGTATAGACTCAACTAAACAAAATCCTATTATTGGTAACATAACATTTAGCTCAAATTCTCCTAATGAAGATGAAATAGATATCGTAGTATCATTACCCATAACTCTAACACAAGCCATTCTAACAGCTTCTGGTATAACAGGATTTACTTTACCAGGCATTATTGAAGAACCAGGTTGTAAAGAAGGTATTGTTATTTCACCTATACCTGATATAGGACCACTGTTCATAAGTCTTATATCATTAGAAATTTTCATAATACTACCCGCTATAGTTTTCAGCTGACCAGATATCTCATTAGCTACATCCATACTCGCAATACCTTCAAATTTATTCTTAGCAGGTTTGAAATCTATACCTGTCAATCGTGATATGACATTAACAACTCTATTCGCAAACTCAGGATGGGTATTCAGACCTGTACCAATTGCAGTACCACCTATTGGTAATTCTAAAAGCCTTGGAAAAACTCCTTTTATTCTCTCTATACCATTCTCGATTTGCCTAGACCAACCGGAAAATTCTTGACCAAAAGATATTGGTACTGCATCCATCAAGTGAGTTCTACCCGTCTTTATTATGTTCCTAAACTGATATGCTTTTTTGTCTATTGAAGATTTCAAAACTTCAAGCTTAGGTAAAAGTTCAGTAGTTATTAACAAAGCAGCAGCAATCCTAATTGAAGTAGGTATCACATCATTAGAAGATTGACTCATATTAACATGATCATTTGGATGCACCGGATAA of the Brevinematales bacterium genome contains:
- a CDS encoding MFS transporter is translated as MEKWIKEREFSLKISIIEGSISSISGAIIHQGFFLQSFIIFLNGPDFWISIIPNSQFIFSFLGILSGYYLTRFGERKKSAIITNTIYRGIFILPAVALLFFGRSHLTLTIFIISTLISFLFFRFLMVIWMRWMDLLVFEETRGRYLGIRKTFTTFFLLVGFLLGGYLIEIFTRMGKGEVAYFMLFLIVALIGVISSWLYSFQFDTKTKTRSINFRQFLSLALSSVKVKKLRGIIIFFALFEGVSAIGVPFIPVQILKGFGLSTEYLGIQFSIYAISMAISSYFWGVLLDKFGPRSVLQLSTLGLCFTISLWFFIPKELWFILSFFEPFISGVFSGGYESVFMYMIFSEVRPRFKDYFFSVVSAINGFTILIGSIMSGIVVLLFGDLNVFILYKDFKVYEFLFLLTLIGRVVTSMFLIPDINYKKNVKSAIDLLRVTFTKIFQG
- a CDS encoding NfeD family protein, with product MNGQVISNTITNLTTNIPTSTTNILIQTIGTPGLEYWIWASIGTLFFVLELFIPGFIFFWFGLSAIFVSVLTLFLIKTLELQIIVWLGLSITLIISYFYLKKKKYSDNKESQDPIFNYVGIKGDVIQSIVGSKIGKVRLDVPINGISDWNAISQNPDETIEVGSRVEVVGIEGIKLIVRKI
- a CDS encoding class II fumarate hydratase, with the translated sequence MSEKYRIEKDTLGDVKVPSDVYWGAQTQRALDNFRISPYKMPKEIITSIAIVKYASAEVNSELGLLDKRFADSIKQSAEEIIYSYNPLHFPLDVFQTGSGTSTNMNVNEVISTRANELLTGIKNTSYPVHPNDHVNMSQSSNDVIPTSIRIAAALLITTELLPKLEVLKSSIDKKAYQFRNIIKTGRTHLMDAVPISFGQEFSGWSRQIENGIERIKGVFPRLLELPIGGTAIGTGLNTHPEFANRVVNVISRLTGIDFKPAKNKFEGIASMDVANEISGQLKTIAGSIMKISNDIRLMNSGPISGIGEITIPSLQPGSSIMPGKVNPVIPEAVRMACVRVMGNDTTISISSSLGEFELNVMLPIIGFCLVESIQILSNSSYLLAKKVIDGIRINTAKVKEVLDKNPIIITALLPVIGYEKSAEVYKKAISNNKTIRDVLLEEKILSEKDIEKILDYKKMIGQ